TCCAGCGTTTCACCGACCACAAGCGGCCGGGCGAGCGAAACGATATGGATGTGTGTGATTTTCCTGTTCTGAAGAGTTTTTAAGATCCACTCGGCCCGATCGAAGAGTGGCCCGAATCGGGTCAATTCGCGGACGGTCCGGGGGGTTTGGAACAAAAAGAGACCGTGCCCCGTAGCGGGAGCGTCCACCACGATCCGATCGTAGGGCCCCGGAGAATCCGGACGCTCCATCTCGTGGACGATCTTTCCCAAGAGCATCAAGTCCCGAAGGGCGGGAGCGACTTCGAAAAAATACCGAACGGGGCGATTTTCAAAGAGAAGCCGGTAGATCCGCTCCATCTTCACTTGCCGGAGCAGATAGTCCTTCAGTGAATCTTCTCCCGTGATCTTGGCGGCGAAAAGACGGGGAGCTATGGATCGCGGGGTGTAGGTCAGCGCCTCAAGGCCGACCAGGGGAGCGGCCGAGCTGGCGGCCCCGATTTCAAGGAAGAGAACCTTTTCTCCCCGCCGGGCCCAGTGAAAGGCCGCACCCAGGGAAACGGTGGTTTTTCCCACCCCTCCTTTGCCGATAAAGATGTGAAGT
Above is a genomic segment from Bdellovibrionota bacterium containing:
- a CDS encoding ArsA-related P-loop ATPase is translated as MTESRLHIFIGKGGVGKTTVSLGAAFHWARRGEKVLFLEIGAASSAAPLVGLEALTYTPRSIAPRLFAAKITGEDSLKDYLLRQVKMERIYRLLFENRPVRYFFEVAPALRDLMLLGKIVHEMERPDSPGPYDRIVVDAPATGHGLFLFQTPRTVRELTRFGPLFDRAEWILKTLQNRKITHIHIVSLARPLVVGETLELLSSLQRLDLPAEELVVNRPFLSSSDVRARDLRAYLRTPSADPFYRLLGHRVLSELHEVARLKRRLKLPVTWMPEIDNPTSLSNLADGFQKGRNDV